Proteins co-encoded in one Pleurodeles waltl isolate 20211129_DDA chromosome 2_2, aPleWal1.hap1.20221129, whole genome shotgun sequence genomic window:
- the LOC138283031 gene encoding zinc finger protein 420-like has product MESLLQCLECEKSFSQRSQLCKYRWLHTGEKPYNCTKCGKSFPEKSGLRKHQRMHSGEKPYQCPKCGKVFTLRSHLLQHHRIHTGEKPYQCTECEKSFSRKAHLVYHQRIHTEEKPYNCAECGKSFTQRSNLVVHQKIHTGEKSHQCITCGKSFTRRSSLRAHQRVHTGEKPYQCEKCGKNFAQSSCLLYHKRIHTGEKRYQCTECGKRFISSTVLLTHQLVHSGEKLHQCTKCEKGFNRRADFEGHQRVHTTENLNQCTECGKSFAHTSYLLAHQRIHAGKKPYQCNECEKSFSRSSQLVYHQGLHTAEKLYPCKECSEGFTQKSSLLVHQRIHTGKKLHHCIVCGKGFTCSWSLITHKRIHTGEKPYKCKECGKSFTQSTGLSRHQVTHTGEKPHPCMECGKHFGLAHTLKQHQRWHLKHKAGTKMKPFKIRD; this is encoded by the coding sequence ATGGAGAGCTTGCTGCAGTGCCTGGAGTGTGAAAAAAGCTTCAGCCAGCGGTCACAATTGTGCAAGTATCGATGGCTCCATACAGGTGAGAAACCATACAACTGTACGAAATGTGGGAAAAGCTTCCCTGAGAAGTCAGGACTACGCAAGCATCAAAGAATGCATTCTGGGGAGAAACCGTACCAGTGTCCGAAATGCGGAAAAGTCTTTACTCTGAGGTCACATCTGTTACAACATCATAGAATTCATACTGGAGAGAAACCATACCAGTGCACTGAATGTGAGAAAAGCTTCTCTCGAAAAGCGCACCTGGTCTATCATCAGAGAATACATACCGAAGAGAAACCGTACAACTGTGCAGAATGTGGGAAAAGCTTCACCCAGAGGTCAAATCTGGTAGTTCATCAGAAGATCCATACTGGGGAGAAATCCCATCAGTGTATTACTTGTGGGAAAAGCTTCACTCGCAGGTCGTCTCTAAGAGCTCATCAGAGGgtccacactggggaaaaaccatatcagtgcgagaaatgtgggaaaaacttTGCTCAAAGCTCATGTCTGTTATATCATAAGAGAATACATACAGGAGAGAAACGGTACCAGTGTACTGAATGTGGAAAAAGATTCATCAGTAGCACAGTCCTGTTAACACATCAGCTGGTCCACTCCGGGGAAAAGCTGCACCAGTGTACAAAGTGTGAGAAAGGGTTTAACAGGAGAGCTGATTTCGAAGGGCATCAGAGGGTCCACACTACTGAGAATCTGAACCAGTGTACGGAATGTGGGAAAAGCTTTGCTCACACATCATACCTGCTAGCGCATCAGCGGATTCATGCCGGGAAGAAACCCTACCAGTGTAATGAGTGTGAAAAAAGCTTCTCTCGCAGCTCACAATTGGTCTATCATCAGGGACTCCATACTGCAGAGAAACTGTATCCGTGTAAAGAATGCAGTGAAGGTTTCACTCAGAAATCAAGTTTGTTAGTTCATCAGAGGATCCATACTGGGAAGAAACTGCACCACTGCATTGTTTGTGGGAAGGGCTTCACTTGCAGTTGGTCGTTAATAACTCATAAACGAATCCACACTGGCGAAAAACCGTACAAGTGCAAGGAATGTGGGAAAAGCTTCACTCAGAGCACCGGCTTGAGCAGACATCAGGTGACCCATACTGGGGAGAAACCCCACCCTTGTATGGAATGTGGGAAACACTTTGGGTTGGCTCACACACTTAAGCAACATCAGAGATGGCATCTAAAACATAAAGCAGGCACCAAAATGAAACCCTTTAAGATTAGGGATTAG